From the genome of Litoribrevibacter albus:
AAGAAAGCATTGATGCCGCGCGAGAAGGTATCCATGCGTCCTGGGTGATTGGCTTCGGATTGCTGGCTATTTGCAGTCTGTATCAGCTGGTTAATATTCCGAAAGATGCGAAGAAAGGCGGTAGTTTCGGACACGCGATGTTGTCGGTGCCGCTTTATACGCAAATGTGTCTAATTTCAGGTACTTACTTCATGCTTCAAGGCCATACCGCTGGTATCGGTGTGTATCTTGATAAAATGATGGACTTCTCCGACATGTTCCTGAATCTTGGTCTGTACGTTTGGACCGGGATGATGCTAAAAGAGACTCGTCTGGCGTCTCTGGTATTCAATACTTTCAGACCGTTCAGAATGCCAACCGAATTACTAGCCTTTGTTGCTGTGGTTGTTGCGGCAGTACCGACAGCTTATACCGGTGCGTCAGGTATTTTCGTGATCGCGGTAGGTGCGGTGATTTATCAGGAGCTTCGTCGTGCCGGTGCACGTCGTCAGTTAGCATTAGCTACAACGGCTATGTCAGGCAGTATGGGGGTTGTATTACGTCCTTGTCTGTTGGTTGTGATCATTGCTTATCTGAACCGTGACGTGACGACCGATGAGTTGTTCTACTGGGGTAATCGAGTCTTCTTCTTAACAGCTTTCCTTTTCTTAGCGTTTGTTTGGTTGACGCGTGATAAAGAAGTGAAAAATAACCCTGCACCTCTTTCTCAGGCAATTCCTGAAGCATTGAAGCTAATGCTTCCGATTCTTCCTTATGTGGTCATCGTTGCCGGCGTAGTGATTTTCTATCATGTGGTGTTGGATACCGCTCTGAATGAGTTTTCTGCGCCTCGAATCTTACCTGTCATGATGCTTGGTTTCTTAGTGTATGAGCACTTTACTCGTAAGCGAGTATCTTCAGCTTCGGTTGCTATGGCAGGAGATTCTGATCATGTTGAGCCGGAATATCAGGGTATTGAGCGTGCAACGCGGACTTCAATCAACGAAACAACCGCACATATCGGTGCATTGTTATTGTTGATGGGCTTGTCTGTCAGTATCGGTGGTGTGATGGAGCGCTCTGGAGT
Proteins encoded in this window:
- a CDS encoding TRAP transporter large permease subunit — translated: MSSGGFANRTWQEWLSSLPAFFLLLGVIAYTTSADIHAQLLKLGQSTWDSYFDLRNDPQAPTCDPSINIDAELARLVATHKAEAVEDEFGLFDDEPLDTESMRESLENSKSLCQEKFESFESIQGQMTTGVIIYRTVERFVADVVAFGLSAQKFILAFLVLICAATATLSRHQIAMRPMESALDHRWSSLLQFIANSMLFYSSIEFWALSYVGKESIDAAREGIHASWVIGFGLLAICSLYQLVNIPKDAKKGGSFGHAMLSVPLYTQMCLISGTYFMLQGHTAGIGVYLDKMMDFSDMFLNLGLYVWTGMMLKETRLASLVFNTFRPFRMPTELLAFVAVVVAAVPTAYTGASGIFVIAVGAVIYQELRRAGARRQLALATTAMSGSMGVVLRPCLLVVIIAYLNRDVTTDELFYWGNRVFFLTAFLFLAFVWLTRDKEVKNNPAPLSQAIPEALKLMLPILPYVVIVAGVVIFYHVVLDTALNEFSAPRILPVMMLGFLVYEHFTRKRVSSASVAMAGDSDHVEPEYQGIERATRTSINETTAHIGALLLLMGLSVSIGGVMERSGVMELFPTVFDSQFAAMTALVVLLVFVGMVMDPYGAVILVNATVAVIAFDSGIEPLHFWMVCLVAFELGYLSPPVALNHLLTRQVVGEDEVDQARNEGTTFWRRHEKILLPLLTMGTALLLVAYVPLWYMSN